The following are from one region of the Lytechinus variegatus isolate NC3 chromosome 4, Lvar_3.0, whole genome shotgun sequence genome:
- the LOC121412651 gene encoding elongation of very long chain fatty acids protein 6-like — translation MVLRNLYLNGGSSFDTHYHGQWLRQHWWVSIFISLTYIFIIFGGKRLMSDRKPFDLRRPLVAWSGSFALFSFAGAVVLVRDFARCVVEDGWRATMCDANFFNGNVGLWFWLFTLSKVLELGDTIFIVLRKQKLIFIHWYHHVTTLVYTCYLHADFMSVGRYFATLNFVVHFVMYSYYALSAAKIINKPRQIKISITVIQLVQFVISIGVSLYAALELSAGRHCDINWLNIFWTMVLYVSFLYYFLKFFYDAYVKRPEKQKI, via the coding sequence ATGGTGCTGAGGAATTTATATCTCAATGGAGGATCATCGTTCGACACTCATTACCATGGGCAATGGCTTCGACAGCATTGGTGGGTTTCAATCTTCATCTCCTTGACGtacatattcatcattttcGGAGGAAAGCGGTTGATGTCCGACCGGAAACCTTTCGATCTCCGCCGCCCCCTCGTTGCTTGGTCGGGCAGCTTTGCACTCTTCAGTTTCGCTGGTGCGGTGGTGCTAGTCAGAGACTTTGCGCGCTGCGTCGTCGAAGACGGATGGCGCGCAACCATGTGCGACGCCAATTTCTTCAACGGGAACGTGGGCCTGTGGTTTTGGCTGTTCACTCTCAGTAAGGTTCTCGAACTCGGTGACACGATCTTTATCGTCCTTCGCAAGCAGAAACTCATATTCATCCATTGGTATCACCACGTTACAACTCTCGTCTACACGTGTTATTTACACGCCGACTTTATGTCTGTTGGACGCTATTTTGCCACTTTGAACTTCGTTGTCCATTTTGTGATGTACTCCTACTACGCCCTGAGCGCTGCCAAAATCATCAACAAGCCTCGTCAAATCAAAATCTCAATTACAGTCATCCAGCTCGTCCAATTTGTCATCTCAATCGGCGTGTCTCTTTACGCGGCACTTGAACTTTCGGCGGGAAGGCACTGTGACATAAACTGGCTAAATATTTTCTGGACTATGGTCCTGTATGTAAGCTTTTTGTATTACTTCCTTAAATTCTTTTACGATGCATACGTCAAACGGCCTGAGAAGCAAAAGATATAG